One Maribacter dokdonensis DSW-8 genomic region harbors:
- a CDS encoding nucleotide sugar dehydrogenase, producing MKKITKICCIGAGYVGGPTMSVIAKQCPEIKVTVVDINKARIDQWNTDDLDQLPIYEPGLKEIVKETRGKNLFFSTEVDKAIDEAEMIFISVNTPTKTYGKGKGQAADLKFIELCARNIAKVAKDDKIVVEKSTLPVRTAQAIQNILDNTGNSVKFEILSNPEFLAEGTAIEDLLNADRVLIGGNDTAAGQAAKDALSAVYEHWLPKERILQTNVWSSELSKLVANAFLAQRVSSINTISALCEKTDANIQEISRAIGFDSRIGSKFLNASVGFGGSCFQKDILNLVYIARSYGLDEVADYWEQVIIANDYQKSRFAENIISTLYNTISGKKIIIYGWAFKKDTNDTRESAAIAIADALLEERAEIIVYDPKVSEERIYADLDYLGTRSPEENRRLLKVTKNPMEATQDAHAIAILTEWDEFKSYDWKTIYEQMLKPAFVFDGRRLLDTNNMESIGFNYYKIGQS from the coding sequence ATGAAAAAGATTACAAAAATATGTTGTATTGGTGCCGGCTATGTGGGCGGACCTACTATGTCGGTTATTGCCAAACAATGCCCAGAAATAAAAGTAACGGTTGTTGATATTAACAAAGCTCGTATTGACCAATGGAATACAGATGACTTAGACCAACTTCCAATTTACGAGCCCGGGTTAAAAGAGATTGTAAAAGAAACAAGAGGTAAAAACCTTTTCTTTTCTACAGAAGTAGACAAGGCAATTGATGAAGCAGAAATGATTTTCATCTCTGTAAACACTCCTACAAAGACATATGGTAAAGGGAAAGGGCAGGCTGCTGACCTTAAATTTATTGAGCTTTGCGCTCGCAATATTGCCAAGGTTGCAAAAGATGATAAAATCGTTGTGGAAAAATCAACATTACCAGTTAGAACTGCACAAGCTATTCAAAATATTTTAGACAATACTGGAAATTCCGTCAAATTTGAAATATTATCAAATCCTGAGTTCTTAGCTGAAGGTACAGCCATAGAGGACCTTTTGAATGCTGACCGAGTACTTATTGGAGGTAACGACACTGCAGCTGGACAAGCTGCCAAAGATGCACTTAGTGCTGTTTATGAACATTGGCTTCCAAAAGAACGCATTTTACAAACAAACGTTTGGTCATCAGAGTTATCAAAGCTTGTTGCCAATGCATTTTTAGCCCAACGAGTTTCTTCTATTAACACAATATCTGCACTTTGCGAAAAAACAGATGCCAACATTCAGGAAATATCAAGAGCTATAGGCTTTGATAGCCGTATAGGTTCTAAATTCCTAAATGCATCTGTTGGCTTTGGTGGATCTTGTTTTCAAAAAGATATTTTAAACCTAGTATATATTGCAAGGTCTTACGGATTAGATGAAGTCGCCGATTATTGGGAGCAAGTTATTATCGCTAATGATTATCAAAAGAGTCGTTTTGCAGAAAATATCATATCAACCCTTTACAACACTATATCTGGTAAAAAAATCATCATATACGGTTGGGCGTTTAAAAAAGACACCAATGACACTAGGGAGTCCGCTGCCATTGCAATAGCAGATGCTTTATTAGAAGAGCGTGCAGAAATTATCGTCTATGACCCAAAAGTATCGGAAGAACGTATCTATGCTGATTTAGATTATTTAGGCACTAGATCTCCAGAGGAAAACAGACGTTTATTGAAAGTCACTAAAAATCCAATGGAAGCTACTCAAGATGCCCATGCCATTGCAATTTTAACCGAATGGGATGAATTTAAAAGTTATGATTGGAAAACCATCTACGAACAAATGTTAAAGCCGGCATTTGTTTTTGATGGCAGACGTTTATTGGATACTAATAATATGGAATCCATTGGCTTTAATTATTATAAAATAGGCCAATCATGA
- a CDS encoding NAD-dependent epimerase, giving the protein MKILVTGAAGFIGFFVAKSLVEKGHTVVGLDNINDYYDVNLKYARLNELGITKEKAEIFNALSPSNTTKSFSFIRLTLEDRDNLPRLFNAQNFDVVCNLAAQAGVRYSLENPEAYVDSNLVGFLNILECCRNFKIKHLVYASSSSVYGLNEKIPFETTDTVDNPVSLYAATKKSNELMAHAYSHLYGFKTTGLRFFTVYGPWGRPDMAMFLFTDAIVNNKPIKVFNNGKLERDFTYIDDITEGVVRIIQKPVVEKSGIKGEFKIYNIGNSKSVKLMDFITAIEESLGGVAKKDMYPMQPGDVEKTWANVDDLIKDYDYRPNTPIKKGVQQFVEWYKNFYIS; this is encoded by the coding sequence ATGAAAATTTTAGTAACCGGTGCCGCTGGCTTTATCGGCTTTTTTGTTGCAAAATCGCTAGTAGAGAAAGGGCATACGGTGGTTGGCTTAGATAATATTAATGACTATTATGATGTCAACCTTAAATATGCTAGATTAAACGAACTTGGTATAACCAAAGAAAAAGCCGAAATTTTTAATGCTTTAAGCCCAAGTAATACTACTAAATCATTTTCTTTTATACGACTGACACTTGAAGATAGAGACAATTTACCTCGACTCTTCAATGCTCAAAATTTTGATGTGGTATGTAATTTAGCCGCCCAAGCAGGGGTTCGTTACAGTTTAGAAAATCCAGAAGCTTATGTAGATAGTAATTTGGTTGGATTTCTAAACATTTTAGAATGTTGTCGTAATTTTAAAATTAAACATCTAGTATACGCCAGTAGTTCAAGTGTTTATGGTTTAAATGAAAAAATTCCATTCGAAACAACCGATACTGTGGACAACCCCGTAAGTTTATATGCTGCCACAAAAAAAAGTAATGAATTAATGGCTCATGCATACAGTCATTTGTACGGATTTAAAACGACTGGTTTACGATTTTTTACCGTTTATGGCCCTTGGGGAAGACCAGATATGGCTATGTTTCTATTTACCGATGCTATTGTTAACAACAAACCCATTAAAGTTTTTAATAACGGAAAATTAGAACGCGATTTTACTTATATAGACGATATTACGGAAGGTGTTGTCCGCATAATACAAAAGCCGGTTGTAGAAAAATCAGGAATTAAAGGTGAATTTAAAATTTACAATATTGGCAATAGCAAATCTGTAAAATTAATGGATTTTATCACTGCTATTGAAGAAAGTTTAGGTGGTGTAGCAAAAAAAGACATGTACCCCATGCAACCGGGTGATGTTGAAAAAACCTGGGCCAATGTAGACGATTTGATTAAAGATTATGACTATCGCCCCAATACACCTATTAAAAAAGGTGTTCAGCAATTTGTAGAGTGGTATAAGAATTTTTACATCTCTTAG
- a CDS encoding SDR family oxidoreductase translates to MSLYNLKSNFHILVTGGAGFIGSNLCNELIQNGNQVICLDNFATGKRKNLASIVNHQNFTLIEGDIRNLSDCQKACDGVDYILHQAALGSVPRSINDPITSNNVNVSGFLNMLVAARDAKVKRFIYAASSSTYGDSTNMPKVEDIIGKPLSPYAITKYVNELYADVFSKTYGMETIGLRYFNVFGRKQDPKGAYAAVIPKFVMQLMKHESPVINGDGSFSRDFTYIDNVIQMNIRAIVCDNQNAMNTVYNTAYGERTDLNELTELLKEYLGEFDPKIKEVKNVYGPTRAGDVPHSLASVDKAKALLHYDPQYDIKTGLKEAVKWYWENLK, encoded by the coding sequence ATGAGTTTATATAACCTTAAATCAAATTTTCACATCTTAGTAACAGGTGGTGCCGGCTTTATTGGTTCCAACTTGTGCAACGAGTTAATTCAAAACGGAAACCAAGTAATTTGTTTAGATAATTTTGCAACTGGAAAGCGCAAAAACTTGGCTTCAATAGTAAATCATCAAAATTTCACTTTAATTGAAGGTGACATCAGAAACTTGAGCGATTGTCAAAAGGCTTGTGACGGAGTAGACTATATTTTACACCAAGCAGCTTTAGGATCCGTTCCAAGGTCTATTAATGACCCTATAACCAGTAATAACGTTAACGTTTCAGGATTTTTAAATATGCTAGTGGCTGCTAGAGATGCTAAAGTAAAGCGTTTTATTTATGCCGCTAGTTCTTCAACTTATGGAGATTCTACCAATATGCCCAAAGTAGAGGATATTATAGGCAAACCACTCTCCCCGTATGCCATAACAAAATATGTAAATGAATTATATGCCGATGTCTTTAGCAAAACTTATGGTATGGAAACCATTGGTTTACGCTATTTTAATGTCTTCGGAAGAAAGCAAGACCCTAAGGGTGCCTATGCAGCAGTAATTCCAAAATTTGTAATGCAATTGATGAAACATGAATCTCCCGTTATTAATGGCGATGGTTCATTTTCCAGAGACTTCACCTATATAGACAATGTCATACAAATGAATATTCGCGCAATTGTCTGCGACAACCAAAATGCAATGAATACCGTATATAATACAGCTTATGGTGAACGTACAGACTTAAATGAACTTACCGAACTGTTAAAAGAGTACTTAGGTGAATTTGACCCTAAAATAAAAGAAGTAAAAAATGTGTATGGACCAACAAGAGCAGGAGATGTACCACATTCTTTAGCCTCAGTTGACAAAGCCAAAGCGTTATTACATTATGACCCTCAGTATGACATTAAAACCGGATTAAAAGAAGCGGTGAAGTGGTATTGGGAAAATTTGAAATAA
- a CDS encoding nucleotide sugar dehydrogenase has product MKDIKIAIIGLGYVGLPLARLFATKYPVIGFDINKDRIAELRKGHDSTLEVEDDILQAVLKDGPKMETGLFCSNQLEDIADCNYYIVTVPTPVDSTNRPILTPLYKASETVSKVLKKGDTVIYESTVYPGVTEDECIPVLEKESGLVYNKDFFAGYSPERINPGDKEHTVEKILKVTSGSTPEIGKKVDELYASVITAGTHLAPTIKVAEAAKVIENSQRDINIAFVNELAKIFNLMGIDTHDVLEAAGTKWNFLPFKPGLVGGHCIGVDPYYLAQKAQEFGYHPEIILAGRRMNDTMGKYVSSEVVKLMVQKDIKIKGSKILVLGITFKENCPDVRNTKAVDVINNLKSYGTAVTIYDPWASKAEVEHEYKMNIVNDIPSEKFDAIVLTVAHQQFLNIDFTNLLTDNGIIYDVKGILTGKVDGRL; this is encoded by the coding sequence ATGAAAGATATAAAAATTGCCATTATTGGTTTAGGGTATGTAGGCTTGCCACTTGCTAGATTATTTGCAACAAAATATCCTGTTATCGGTTTTGATATTAATAAAGACCGTATAGCTGAACTTAGAAAAGGTCATGATAGTACCTTAGAAGTAGAAGATGACATTTTACAAGCTGTACTCAAAGATGGACCAAAAATGGAGACCGGTCTATTTTGCAGTAATCAATTAGAAGATATTGCAGACTGTAATTATTATATTGTTACCGTACCTACACCAGTAGACAGCACCAATAGACCAATTTTGACCCCACTGTATAAAGCTTCTGAAACTGTTAGTAAAGTATTAAAGAAAGGAGATACCGTTATTTATGAATCTACAGTATATCCTGGGGTTACAGAAGATGAATGTATCCCTGTCTTGGAAAAAGAAAGTGGTCTGGTATATAACAAAGATTTTTTTGCCGGTTATTCCCCGGAACGGATCAATCCTGGCGACAAAGAACATACCGTAGAAAAAATATTAAAAGTCACCTCTGGTTCCACACCGGAAATTGGCAAAAAAGTAGATGAGCTATATGCCTCGGTAATTACCGCCGGCACCCATTTGGCACCGACCATTAAAGTAGCGGAAGCTGCTAAGGTTATTGAAAACTCACAACGTGATATTAATATCGCCTTTGTCAACGAATTGGCTAAAATTTTCAATCTTATGGGAATTGACACCCACGATGTCTTAGAAGCCGCAGGTACAAAATGGAACTTTTTACCTTTTAAACCAGGTTTGGTAGGTGGTCACTGTATTGGTGTTGACCCTTATTACTTAGCCCAAAAAGCACAAGAATTTGGTTACCATCCAGAAATTATCTTGGCCGGTAGACGTATGAATGATACTATGGGTAAATATGTATCTTCAGAAGTTGTAAAATTAATGGTACAAAAAGACATCAAAATTAAAGGAAGTAAAATATTGGTACTAGGAATAACCTTTAAAGAAAATTGTCCTGACGTTAGAAACACAAAAGCGGTAGACGTTATAAACAATCTAAAATCTTATGGCACCGCTGTTACTATTTATGATCCTTGGGCCTCAAAAGCCGAAGTTGAACATGAGTACAAAATGAACATTGTCAATGATATTCCTTCTGAAAAGTTTGATGCTATAGTATTGACCGTGGCCCACCAACAATTTCTAAATATTGATTTCACCAACTTATTGACTGACAACGGAATTATATATGACGTTAAAGGAATACTAACCGGTAAGGTTGACGGTAGATTGTAA
- a CDS encoding acyl-CoA dehydrogenase family protein, with protein MNNVKISETLISTPSELAKEICSTAISNRDVTESERKLAPSIIEELKSHQLFKMALSKHLGGWEGNPVETLKVYETLASAETSVAWIVWNNHLACTFGRFLNSESLNEIYKNPNDVYANSTRPEGVAKIIEGGYMVSGRWSLVSGCELADWFVLRCLVTGGDLPNQLGPGAKLKLMYVPKDKVKVIDTWNVGGLRGTGSHDIEIEETFVKDSYAVDFESHVENDSAYNRLPIGAINSSGCAAMALGLLKGAIDELTKMCLERVTPGKNPDLRDRLTVQMALAKAKTILAAHRTQLHHAVNIIWEESLKENSFTDVQLADVWAASYEAATAARTMVSEIYAVAGTSSLYSKFRIERIHRDIYAVLQHGIIQPHWMNQAGMAYVGLKPTAAMFRI; from the coding sequence ATGAACAATGTAAAAATATCTGAAACATTGATTTCAACCCCATCAGAATTGGCTAAAGAAATTTGCTCTACGGCAATTAGCAACAGAGACGTTACAGAGTCCGAGAGAAAATTAGCACCATCAATTATAGAAGAACTCAAAAGCCACCAGTTATTTAAAATGGCCCTTTCTAAACATCTGGGAGGATGGGAAGGCAACCCTGTTGAAACTTTAAAAGTGTATGAAACTTTGGCTAGTGCAGAAACGTCTGTTGCTTGGATTGTATGGAACAATCATTTGGCTTGTACCTTTGGACGATTTCTAAATTCTGAAAGTTTGAATGAAATCTACAAAAATCCAAATGATGTTTATGCTAATTCTACTAGACCAGAAGGTGTTGCAAAAATAATTGAAGGTGGTTACATGGTATCTGGCAGGTGGAGCTTAGTTTCCGGATGTGAACTTGCAGATTGGTTTGTATTGCGCTGTTTGGTAACCGGCGGGGATCTCCCTAACCAATTAGGACCCGGTGCAAAATTAAAGCTAATGTATGTCCCTAAAGATAAAGTAAAGGTAATAGACACTTGGAACGTTGGCGGATTAAGAGGTACCGGAAGTCATGATATCGAAATTGAAGAAACATTTGTAAAAGACAGCTACGCTGTTGATTTTGAAAGTCATGTTGAAAATGATAGTGCTTACAATAGACTTCCTATTGGGGCAATCAATTCCTCGGGATGTGCAGCTATGGCCTTAGGTCTGTTAAAGGGCGCCATAGATGAACTTACCAAAATGTGTTTAGAAAGGGTTACTCCGGGTAAAAACCCAGACTTACGTGATAGACTTACGGTACAAATGGCGTTAGCTAAGGCAAAAACAATTTTAGCTGCTCATAGAACACAGTTACATCATGCGGTCAATATAATATGGGAAGAATCTTTAAAAGAAAACTCCTTTACTGATGTACAATTAGCAGATGTGTGGGCTGCATCTTATGAAGCGGCAACCGCAGCAAGAACTATGGTTTCTGAAATTTATGCCGTAGCGGGTACATCCTCATTGTATTCCAAATTCAGGATAGAAAGAATTCACAGGGATATTTATGCGGTTTTACAACATGGCATTATCCAACCTCATTGGATGAACCAAGCCGGTATGGCTTATGTAGGCTTAAAACCTACAGCGGCAATGTTTAGGATTTAA
- a CDS encoding peptidoglycan bridge formation glycyltransferase FemA/FemB family protein, which produces MIETIEHKEKWVEQLAKIGNTDFYFTYDYHHLSKSEGEQPILLKYTQGNQSILLPLLLRNISGTEYKDAISVYGYAGILTNDNSSNINASEFQKSLKAFFVEKNIVSVFSRLHPFMDAQEDLLEGLGEITEQGMVVYLDLTLPIDVQRANFNRRLKTYLNKARKVCTVIEGNHKEDLKKFIELYHENMRRVDATDSYFFNEEYFERIMASKDYTPQLMICKDNETQKTIGGAIFIKKDNIVQYHLSGLDADFFDLNPIKLIIDEMRLKSVEEGYTYLNLGGGRGGSNEDSLFRFKSGFSKDFKNFKLWKFVVNEEAYEKLTIDHLNKYPGIDKNDISFFPKYRAVIQNMDIAV; this is translated from the coding sequence ATGATAGAGACAATTGAACACAAAGAAAAATGGGTTGAACAATTGGCCAAAATCGGCAATACTGATTTTTACTTTACATATGATTATCATCATTTATCTAAAAGCGAAGGTGAACAGCCAATTCTGTTGAAATACACTCAAGGCAACCAAAGTATCTTGTTACCCCTACTCTTAAGAAATATTTCAGGTACCGAATATAAAGACGCCATTTCCGTTTATGGCTATGCTGGTATATTAACTAATGATAATAGTTCAAATATCAATGCATCAGAATTTCAAAAGAGCCTTAAAGCATTTTTTGTCGAGAAAAACATAGTATCAGTATTTTCTAGGTTACATCCTTTTATGGACGCTCAAGAAGATTTACTAGAAGGTTTAGGAGAAATTACAGAGCAAGGGATGGTAGTTTATTTAGATCTTACATTACCTATTGATGTTCAGAGAGCTAATTTTAACAGAAGGCTAAAAACGTACTTAAACAAGGCTAGAAAAGTTTGTACCGTTATTGAAGGCAATCACAAAGAAGATTTAAAAAAATTCATAGAATTGTATCATGAAAACATGAGGCGTGTAGATGCCACCGATAGTTACTTTTTTAATGAAGAATATTTTGAGCGTATTATGGCCAGTAAAGACTATACCCCTCAACTAATGATCTGTAAGGACAATGAGACCCAGAAAACTATAGGTGGTGCAATTTTTATTAAAAAGGACAATATTGTACAATATCACCTATCTGGTTTAGATGCTGACTTTTTTGATTTAAATCCCATAAAACTTATTATAGATGAAATGCGGCTAAAATCAGTTGAAGAAGGATACACTTATTTAAACCTTGGTGGAGGAAGAGGCGGCAGCAATGAAGATTCTCTTTTCAGATTTAAAAGCGGATTTTCCAAAGATTTCAAAAACTTTAAATTATGGAAATTTGTAGTCAATGAAGAAGCATACGAAAAACTAACTATAGACCATTTAAATAAGTATCCTGGAATTGACAAAAATGACATTTCATTTTTTCCAAAATATAGAGCAGTAATCCAAAATATGGACATTGCAGTATAA
- a CDS encoding Ig-like domain-containing protein — translation MAALLCLVFIFHSCSKDADLLSEYVITKSDNATNLQTYVVNDVFYIENSTHIVLDVLNNDNFDELSHVSITNTSTAQNGTIVINSDNTLTYTPKEEVTATEEFEDTFTYTAEEVDEEGTVTEEEAIVTVSNDDSIFEDTHRNPTQISEDVKEWQEKFDVEWNRAKSFYTSQTSGPEVSGQRRYYDFRVIDGLIYMFQATGDIKYIENFFWYVDRIKGLAQPSTSHNDGYYDWEVPSGNDKIANQLYDGHGLRNIFKMLWLLKKYPEIRSKSNFQEKYDEYVPWFTRNLWEKWASRGVNKIIRSKTHMASHMSSNTALYLYLLEDDVEKSNEYLGWVQAFNNNLSSKSNSYNGGFRNQLRLNDPHDGYVWSGTWGNMNGANDLTHANAEIQAVINQYEHSIEWSDADIDLFVKTVNHIIDKATTDDLIDVPFYIDLSDNNENVRTFSYGWAMLGRFDEATQLKLKKFSIKKNQDSYYYNVYLGIMAFNRSYLNESVVYPE, via the coding sequence ATGGCAGCCCTACTGTGTCTTGTTTTCATTTTTCACTCTTGCAGTAAAGATGCCGATTTATTATCTGAGTATGTTATTACTAAAAGTGATAACGCTACTAACCTACAAACCTATGTTGTTAATGATGTATTTTACATTGAAAATAGCACCCATATTGTTTTAGATGTCTTAAACAATGACAATTTTGATGAATTAAGCCATGTATCTATCACTAATACTTCCACAGCCCAGAACGGAACTATTGTAATTAATAGTGATAATACCCTAACGTATACTCCTAAGGAAGAAGTAACCGCAACAGAAGAGTTTGAAGACACTTTTACATATACTGCAGAAGAAGTTGATGAAGAAGGTACGGTTACAGAAGAAGAGGCAATAGTTACGGTAAGTAATGATGACTCTATTTTTGAAGACACCCATAGAAACCCCACTCAAATAAGTGAAGATGTTAAAGAATGGCAGGAAAAATTTGATGTAGAATGGAATCGAGCAAAAAGTTTTTATACCAGCCAAACGAGTGGTCCAGAAGTTAGTGGTCAAAGGCGATATTACGATTTTAGGGTTATTGATGGATTAATTTATATGTTTCAAGCAACTGGAGACATTAAATATATCGAGAATTTTTTCTGGTATGTTGACCGCATAAAAGGATTAGCTCAACCCAGCACTTCTCATAATGACGGATATTATGATTGGGAAGTTCCTAGCGGAAATGATAAAATTGCAAATCAATTATACGACGGACATGGATTGCGAAATATCTTCAAAATGCTATGGCTATTAAAAAAATATCCCGAAATAAGAAGTAAATCAAATTTTCAGGAAAAATACGATGAATATGTTCCATGGTTCACTCGTAATCTTTGGGAAAAATGGGCGTCTAGGGGTGTAAATAAAATTATCCGAAGTAAAACACATATGGCATCACATATGTCATCAAATACAGCTCTATATCTTTATCTGTTGGAAGACGATGTTGAAAAAAGCAATGAATATTTAGGTTGGGTACAAGCCTTCAATAATAATTTATCATCAAAGTCTAATAGCTATAATGGCGGCTTTAGAAATCAATTAAGGTTAAATGATCCACATGACGGGTATGTTTGGTCTGGAACTTGGGGCAACATGAATGGAGCAAATGATTTAACCCATGCCAATGCTGAAATACAGGCCGTAATAAATCAATACGAACATAGTATTGAGTGGAGTGACGCTGATATTGATTTGTTTGTAAAAACTGTTAATCATATTATCGATAAAGCAACTACTGATGATTTAATTGATGTTCCATTCTATATTGATTTGAGCGATAATAATGAAAATGTAAGAACCTTTTCTTACGGTTGGGCAATGTTAGGTCGATTTGATGAGGCTACACAGTTAAAATTAAAGAAGTTTTCTATTAAAAAAAATCAAGATAGCTATTATTATAATGTTTACTTAGGAATTATGGCTTTTAATAGGTCTTATTTAAATGAATCAGTTGTTTATCCAGAATAG
- a CDS encoding flippase, with protein sequence MATFLKDISKVGFSKFLIIISGVLNSVIVARTLGPENNGIIASILVYPSMFLIFSSLGISNASTYFLGKGLIAENQIKKAIGFIWCFTTMFSVISCFILLYYFSNLEKDYWLILLAILPIPFTLLNTYNSGVYLGKNQIDIFNKISWIPYVITLLLTVVFLVIFDFGIKGFFYAYLGGPVFIFIVLLFKSDLFKYFKGIPNWSVIKQMLQLGSVYAISLVIVKLHYQIDIILLNQLSTSFEVGIYTKGAVITEYLWQIPMLFNTVVFARSAISKDDKVFSLKVVQLLRISLVIIGVAGLVLELLSNFIVTLFYGKAFAESSSVLMILVPGVLLLTFYKILNTDLHGKGKPWVAIKAMLPGLIINVLLNLYLIPKFGSDGAAMSSTISYSFAAIIFIIIYSKEVDIPLRQIFNFKINDFDPIFQMINKIFKINQ encoded by the coding sequence ATGGCAACATTTTTAAAGGATATATCTAAAGTTGGTTTTTCAAAATTCCTAATTATCATTAGTGGAGTATTGAATTCAGTAATTGTTGCTCGAACCTTAGGGCCAGAAAATAATGGTATCATAGCATCCATATTAGTGTATCCTTCTATGTTTTTAATTTTTAGTTCTTTAGGGATTTCAAATGCTTCAACTTATTTTTTAGGCAAGGGGTTAATAGCAGAAAATCAAATTAAAAAAGCTATTGGTTTTATTTGGTGTTTTACAACTATGTTTAGTGTTATTTCTTGTTTTATACTATTATATTATTTTTCAAATCTAGAAAAGGATTATTGGTTGATTCTTTTAGCGATACTTCCTATACCATTTACGTTGTTAAATACTTATAATTCAGGTGTCTATTTAGGTAAAAATCAAATTGATATTTTTAATAAAATCAGCTGGATACCTTATGTTATAACTTTATTATTGACAGTTGTTTTTTTAGTAATTTTTGATTTTGGTATTAAAGGATTCTTTTATGCTTATTTAGGAGGTCCAGTTTTTATTTTTATTGTTCTTTTATTTAAAAGTGATCTTTTTAAATATTTTAAAGGTATCCCTAATTGGTCTGTAATTAAACAAATGTTACAATTAGGTTCTGTCTATGCTATTTCATTGGTGATTGTTAAATTACATTATCAAATTGATATTATTTTGCTAAATCAATTAAGCACTTCTTTTGAGGTAGGTATTTATACAAAAGGCGCGGTGATAACAGAATATTTATGGCAAATACCCATGTTGTTTAATACAGTTGTTTTTGCTAGAAGTGCCATTTCAAAAGATGATAAAGTTTTCTCCCTTAAAGTAGTACAACTATTAAGAATTTCTTTGGTAATTATTGGTGTTGCAGGATTAGTGTTGGAATTACTATCGAACTTCATTGTTACGTTATTTTACGGTAAGGCTTTTGCGGAAAGTTCAAGTGTTTTAATGATTTTAGTGCCGGGTGTATTATTACTTACATTTTATAAAATTCTCAATACTGATTTACATGGGAAAGGGAAACCTTGGGTTGCTATTAAAGCAATGCTTCCAGGTTTGATTATCAATGTCTTGTTAAATCTTTACCTTATTCCAAAATTTGGTAGTGACGGTGCAGCAATGTCGTCAACAATTAGCTATTCTTTTGCTGCAATAATCTTTATAATTATATATAGCAAGGAAGTTGATATTCCTTTGAGACAAATTTTCAATTTTAAAATAAACGATTTTGACCCTATATTTCAGATGATCAATAAGATATTTAAAATAAACCAATAA